The following coding sequences are from one Methanohalophilus halophilus window:
- a CDS encoding DUF1947 domain-containing protein: protein MLKVKSRVQLRKSDRKKLFEGMEEKFGKISRLEDSKIESARADDMEVLIVEGKILFFKYEEDWHPTVRGVLEYGINEYVVVVDQGAVKFVINGADIMSPGIVSADPVIKEGDIVVIKEQAHNKPLAIGKALVPGTQMVADSGKAVESLHYVGDEFWNLEL, encoded by the coding sequence ATGTTGAAGGTTAAATCAAGGGTACAATTGAGGAAATCCGATAGGAAAAAACTTTTTGAAGGAATGGAAGAAAAGTTTGGCAAGATTAGCCGTCTTGAAGATAGTAAAATAGAAAGTGCCCGGGCAGATGATATGGAAGTCCTCATTGTAGAGGGTAAAATATTATTCTTCAAATATGAGGAAGATTGGCACCCTACAGTTAGGGGTGTGCTTGAATATGGTATAAATGAATATGTGGTAGTTGTGGACCAGGGTGCCGTTAAATTTGTAATTAACGGCGCTGATATAATGAGTCCGGGTATTGTTTCGGCAGATCCTGTTATCAAAGAAGGGGACATTGTCGTTATAAAAGAGCAAGCTCATAATAAACCACTGGCTATTGGAAAAGCCCTTGTTCCGGGAACCCAGATGGTTGCAGATTCAGGTAAAGCAGTCGAATCCCTGCATTATGTGGGGGATGAATTCTGGAATCTGGAACTTTAA
- a CDS encoding cell division protein SepF, with protein sequence MAFMDKLFGSGTKATSSAEEYTELDLGKYEEVMDEEPAETYVRVAELTNLNELPSLKKEIYDGNILMIDISNIKADKLMLDRALKDLKEVIIDVHGDIAGIKEDQVLVTPTGVKIDRSKVIGGRY encoded by the coding sequence ATGGCATTCATGGACAAATTGTTCGGAAGTGGAACTAAAGCTACGTCTTCTGCAGAGGAGTACACTGAACTTGATCTTGGTAAATATGAAGAGGTAATGGATGAGGAACCTGCTGAAACTTATGTAAGGGTTGCTGAACTTACCAATCTTAATGAATTACCGTCCCTTAAAAAGGAAATATATGACGGTAATATCCTTATGATTGATATTTCCAATATAAAGGCTGATAAACTGATGTTGGATCGTGCTTTGAAAGATCTCAAGGAAGTTATAATCGATGTCCACGGTGATATCGCAGGGATTAAAGAAGATCAGGTATTGGTAACACCAACCGGCGTAAAAATAGACAGGTCCAAGGTAATTGGTGGGAGATATTGA
- the proS gene encoding proline--tRNA ligase encodes MGEQEKEASLPSKNNFSEWYNELLQIAKIMDVRYPVKGLYVWHPFGFTIRKKSYSIMRELLDRDHEETMFPLLIPEAEFMKEAQHIKGFEDEVYWVTHGGTSPLEVNLALRPTSETAIYPMYKLWVRSHADLPLRLYQIVNTFRYETKHTRPLIRLREITSFKEAHTVHATWDEAAWQVDEAIRIYTEFYRRLAIPILSSKRPEWDKFPGADYTIAVDSLMPDGRTLQVGTAHHLGDNFAKTFEITYEDSEGEQVYAHQTCYGVSERCLAALISTHGDDKGLVLPPEVAPVQVVIIPIIFKKPEEVLAACEKVAEELKDAGINVKTDDSDKRPGAKYYKWEMQGVPIRLEIGPRDLKNKAAMMARRDTGEKEQIPLEDIASTIKDTFADVHKNLYSQAEAQLREHIFLCEGLEEIKDKLAHGIVQTYWCGKEDCGKEMEDVIGAGILGIPGEQPDCKGKKCPLCGEEAANSIYIARTY; translated from the coding sequence ATGGGCGAACAGGAAAAAGAAGCATCACTGCCATCAAAAAACAATTTCAGTGAATGGTATAATGAATTACTCCAAATTGCAAAGATAATGGATGTACGTTACCCTGTAAAGGGTCTCTATGTATGGCATCCCTTCGGTTTTACTATCAGAAAAAAATCATATTCTATTATGAGGGAACTTCTTGATAGGGACCATGAAGAAACAATGTTCCCTCTGCTTATCCCTGAAGCCGAGTTTATGAAAGAGGCACAGCACATTAAGGGATTTGAGGATGAGGTCTACTGGGTGACCCATGGAGGCACATCTCCCCTTGAAGTAAATCTTGCATTGCGGCCCACAAGTGAAACAGCCATATATCCTATGTATAAACTCTGGGTGCGCTCTCATGCAGACCTCCCCTTGCGCCTGTATCAGATTGTCAATACATTCCGTTATGAAACAAAACACACGCGTCCCCTTATACGCCTTCGGGAGATCACTTCTTTCAAGGAAGCGCATACGGTTCATGCTACATGGGATGAAGCCGCCTGGCAGGTAGATGAGGCAATCAGGATCTATACTGAATTCTACCGCAGGCTTGCGATACCGATACTGTCTTCCAAAAGACCTGAATGGGACAAGTTTCCGGGTGCGGATTATACGATTGCTGTTGATTCACTGATGCCTGACGGAAGAACGCTTCAGGTGGGTACTGCCCATCATTTGGGCGACAATTTTGCAAAGACTTTTGAAATAACCTATGAAGACTCTGAAGGAGAGCAGGTATATGCTCACCAGACCTGTTATGGCGTTTCCGAACGCTGTCTTGCAGCGCTGATTTCTACCCATGGGGATGACAAGGGACTTGTACTTCCACCTGAGGTCGCACCCGTCCAGGTTGTTATCATTCCTATCATATTCAAAAAACCCGAGGAAGTTCTTGCAGCCTGTGAAAAGGTAGCAGAAGAGCTCAAGGATGCCGGTATTAATGTCAAGACTGATGATAGCGATAAGCGCCCGGGTGCCAAATACTACAAATGGGAGATGCAGGGTGTGCCTATCAGGCTGGAAATTGGACCCCGTGACCTGAAAAATAAGGCAGCGATGATGGCAAGAAGGGACACCGGCGAAAAAGAACAGATTCCACTTGAAGATATAGCTTCAACGATAAAGGACACCTTCGCAGATGTACATAAAAACCTGTATTCACAGGCTGAGGCCCAGTTACGGGAACATATTTTCCTTTGTGAGGGTCTGGAAGAGATCAAAGATAAACTGGCTCATGGAATTGTTCAGACATACTGGTGTGGAAAAGAAGATTGCGGTAAAGAGATGGAAGATGTCATTGGAGCGGGGATACTCGGAATACCGGGAGAACAACCTGACTGTAAGGGTAAAAAATGCCCTCTGTGTGGTGAAGAGGCAGCCAATTCCATTTATATTGCAAGAACATATTGA
- a CDS encoding ZPR1 zinc finger domain-containing protein, with product MNSENEKKEGFDTQTTCPLCHNEMVIHWQSDDIPFFGEVMYVTSRCGCGFRFTDTMILTQKEPIRCELKIEKEEDLNCRVIRSISGTIRIPELGIVVEPGSVSDSYVTNIEGLLCRVRDVVETAIKWSEDDPEKEAAGNKILERLNDTLSSKANLTVIMEDPLGNSTIISERASCINLTSEEASALKTGMVILDADSADLKVDSSENIQPLGNDYK from the coding sequence TTGAACTCTGAAAACGAAAAGAAAGAGGGGTTTGATACCCAAACCACATGTCCCCTTTGCCACAATGAAATGGTTATACACTGGCAGAGCGACGATATACCTTTTTTTGGTGAAGTTATGTATGTAACGAGTCGGTGTGGCTGTGGTTTTCGTTTTACAGACACTATGATCCTGACTCAGAAAGAGCCGATACGTTGTGAATTGAAAATAGAAAAGGAAGAAGACCTTAACTGCAGGGTTATCCGCTCAATATCGGGAACTATAAGAATTCCTGAACTTGGTATTGTTGTAGAACCCGGGAGTGTTTCTGATTCCTATGTGACAAATATTGAAGGATTGCTCTGTAGGGTCAGGGACGTAGTGGAAACTGCAATTAAATGGTCGGAAGATGACCCGGAAAAAGAGGCTGCCGGAAATAAAATTCTGGAAAGGTTAAATGATACGCTTTCCAGCAAGGCTAATCTTACCGTCATAATGGAAGATCCACTGGGTAACAGCACTATTATATCTGAGAGGGCATCATGCATCAATCTTACTTCGGAGGAGGCATCAGCACTTAAGACAGGGATGGTAATCCTGGATGCTGATTCCGCTGATCTTAAGGTTGACTCTTCTGAAAATATCCAACCTCTTGGAAATGACTATAAATAA